CAAAAAGATCAAGCACCAGCCTATCCGGAAGCCACGCGACGCCATATATTCCCTCAACATGAACCTTTCATTCGAAAAACCCACTGACGTTTGCCGCAGCAGAACGTGCATCCATGCTCAGAAAAACAAGAGGCTGGGCCGATCCAAAATCACCAGCACAGGCCCAGCCTTCCCAAATCAGTATCCTCTGCCAGACGACCTTAAAGCCAAGCAGCCTCCTGCCAGAGCCCCCAAAACCAAGATAGCAAACGACGTATGGAAGGCATTGCATTCTGAACCGGAGGCCGCCGTATTGATGAAACAGCCCCCCCCACCACCGCCGCCATCGCTACGAGTGTTTGAAGGCGAAGACGACAATGCCCCGGCCAACCCGCTGGGATCAACAATAATACCGTTTTCGATCCCGTCAGCATCACCATAGTTACCATCCTTGAGTTTCAGGGTAACTACGGTCGTTCCTTGGGCGGTCAAGCCAAATGATGCATATCCTAAATCCGAATAATCTTGCCAACCATTCATTGGATCGTATTTATACCACTTGGCGGAATCTGACGCTGCTTCAGAAAGGTACACCTTTATAGTGGCTTCATCACTGGGGTTATTCACCCTTAATGTAAAACTCAACAGACCCAATGGCATCGTAGCAGGCCGCGCTGCGTTGTCGGTAATACTG
Above is a genomic segment from Deltaproteobacteria bacterium containing:
- a CDS encoding DUF4465 domain-containing protein; translated protein: FKLTIRGRDGGGDETGTVDFLLANGTDIVNTWTWVDLSSLGPVKSLEFELTSSDVGDWGMNTPAYFCMDSLNGTPSDYDTDLNGIPDSQEVDVTVDLDNDGTPDVNQPTIKCVNTVVGNGQIGVSYKDSQNVSEIIAIKSIDPTSITDNAARPATMPLGLLSFTLRVNNPSDEATIKVYLSEAASDSAKWYKYDPMNGWQDYSDLGYASFGLTAQGTTVVTLKLKDGNYGDADGIENGIIVDPSGLAGALSSSPSNTRSDGGGGGGGCFINTAASGSECNAFHTSFAILVLGALAGGCLALRSSGRGY